Below is a window of Lodderomyces elongisporus chromosome 3, complete sequence DNA.
GATTATAAGTAAACTCAAGTGGGTGCTTCAAGTTTACAAGCTGTCAACCTCGGAGATTTAATTCGATAGAGCGATAGAACAAGAGAGCaacagaacaaagaaaaaagtagaaaagtagaaaatCAACAAGACGAAAGTTTGTATTTATATTATAATAATCTGAAACTTATATTTGCCAGTTTTGAATTGTAAAGTTTCCGTTTAGTTGAATATAAAATGTAAGAAGCTAGGTCTTACTTCTGTTATTTATTTGCCAAACCCCCAATTCAAGCACACattattatcttttttggtttgcattttttttttggttagCGCGACATTATTTTAAATACACAATAATATCATTATAcctatatatatctttatAATATTACAGAAGAACATAGATTTAGTGTGTACAAAGATATCATGCGATGCCATAAAAGCGCATCTCTTGCAACCTCTGTTTCGTTAGATATACTACAATTACTCGACTCTATAGCAACACCTTCACCCCTTTTTCCTTcgtctttctttcaatatGAGCGAATTATCACTGAATTGGAAGAAGCTTAGTTCTAAAATAAGCAAGAAGCCTTCTCAAACTCGACCGTCACTGGCAAAGAGTAAGACACAAGGAGGACAAAATGTCATGAAGACCTCGAGGGTTTCCAAAGCCCTTCTTATAAATGTCAATTCTCATTATTCAGCATCATCAcaatcatcaccatcatctaAAGACAAAAGTTCTTTGGCTTCACGAAATGCAAGCTCGATTCAAAAAATGCTTTGGACAAGAGACAACAACTTTAAAGCTCAAGTGGATGCCGAAGTAATCGTAAATTCACCGGACGACAAGAGGCTAGAGCCAGGAAAGTATTTGGCCATGGATTGTGAATTTGTTGGTATTGGCAAAGATGGAGAGCATAACGCACTTGCACGGGTATCAATTGTTAACTTTTTTGGACATGTGATAATGGACGAATATGTACGACCAAAAGCAAGAGTAACAGATTTTCGAACTTCAATTTCAGGCGTGGCACCGTGGCATTTAAAAGATGCCACCCCTTTTGATGATgtacaaaagaaagttaGTGCTTTAATCAAAGATCGAATTCTTGTTGGGCATGCCATAGCCAATGACCTTGAATGTTTGCAACTAAGTCATCCAAGAAGAATGTTGAGAGATACTGTATCGTGTTCCGAATATAGAAAAGTAGCTGGAGGTAGATCACCTAGTTTGAGGAAATTAATGCAacattttttcaaaataaatatacagGATGGTGAACATAGCTCTGTTGAAGATGCACGAGCGACAATGCTTTTATTCAGGCGTGCAAAGGATGATATAGAGAGGAACatggaaagaagaaactgAATCTATCAAAAATTTGAATATATTTTCAacccttttattttattatcaaGTAGTTCAATTTCATAAACAATCATTACTCGTATACCTCTATttaatttccatttttttttttctttttttttttctttttctttttctttttttttcttaattttgcTTCCTCAATATATACTAATTTTCTTCACCTACTATAAGCAAACTAATCTTCTAATTTATATCCTTCGACATAGGTACATGCTGCCCGGTAAAACATTATTTGTATGCTTTGTATatccttttcaaaatctgGGGTAAAATTGCCTTCTTCGTCTAGCGAGCTTTCAACCGGTTTCATTGAACTTATTGACTTAATGATGTTGAGTCGTTTTTGCAATATTATTTCTTCACTTTTGCGTCTATACTTACTATCATCATAATTGGCAATGTTCGAAACAGTCAGTAGTATTTGGGTAATTCTTTCTACCTCGCTCACAGAAGAAGAGTAAACGAGCCACAGTGTCAAAGTAGGTTGTATTTTGTGATAAATAAGGAGAGCCAAGTTTGCATTTTCTGAAAGGATGGTGAAGTACAAGGATATAAAACGTTCCTTGAATCCAATATCCACACCCTTTGGATCAGCTAAGAACTGGCCAAGGCAAAGCATAGTCACTGTTGATGCTTCGTTGTCCTGAAGTAAGAAATTGTGCAAAAAATCCGGAATACGCAAAGTTTTGTCAACTTGGTCGTATTGACATGCTATTTGCAACTCCTCCATAAACAGCTCAAAGTCCTCGCTGCTGGACGCAAGccagaaaaacaaaaggtgTGAGTTTGCATTTGTCCTGATTGTACTTCCGTCAATTTGCTGCATTTTCCTACTTTCATACCTTTTGGAGAAATAAATCTTCAAGCACGATAACGACATGTGGCGAAAATGCGATAGTTTTAAACCCTGGATAATTAGTGAAAGGATATATATTCCACCATTTTCGTTGGAAATGGCAAAATCATGACGTTTTTCGAAATCGGACAAATACGGCTCCAAGAATTgccttttttcaaaagcaaGGATCATGTAGTCCATATCTGCGCACATCATTTTTGTGACACTGGTGACTATATTCTGAACAGCCGTTTGGTATAGTATAGAATAGTTCATGAATGCAAAACAAAGCTGTGGCCACAATATTAAAGGCGGAAGAATCGACGAAGACAGCAAACCATTCATCATTCTTGAAAGTGCAACTGATATACATATAACAATATCAATAGTTTGGAGTTGTCCACGAGAAATTGTCTTGATTGCTCTACATGCCAACGAATCAGTTATTCCACGTTTTGCCAAAATACCAGTAATTAAAACTGCTCGGTCTTGAAACAAAGAATGATTGTTGAAAGCAACGTCTATAGAGTTTGAAGCCCAACGAGCCTTCCACTGTGATCTGTCGTCGGATGTGCTCACTGTATCTATGAAGCCATTTAAATATTCGCataaaatttcaaaattggCTATTCTATTAAAAGTTTGGCTCACGTCCATGGCGGACTTTGAATCTCTGGTCATTCCAAACAACATTTTAGCTCGTGGAGAGCTGAAAAATTCAATGGTCAGATCAATAACGTTCAGTTGTTCTTGCGACAAGCGAGGCGTGTGAAGAAACGATTGCGTTGAGCTAATGATCAAGCTTTGCAAGTCGGAACCCACTTCCAAATAGATGCTATCAATAAACAATGTCACGAGAAATATAATGTCTGCAAAATAAAGTCGCGCCAAAATgtaagaattgaaaaataacGAAGAGCAGATTTTGAGTAGCACAGATATCTCAAACAACTTCGATTGCAATGCGATTGAGGAATCAGTGGTAACTGTATATTTCACCAAAGACTTTAACTTTGCTATCACCGCTCCACACACCTCAATTGAAGGTGTAATCACGGAAATGATGAATGACCACCTTGGTCCAACGTTTTTGCTATCAATGGCAAATGCAACAACTTCTTCGATTAACGTCGGTACAAGTCGAGTTTCAAGAAATAGCTTTTTCCATATATAGTCGTTGAAAAATGGGACATGCTCTTGATTCAGAGCAGTAACACGACAAAAATGTCGTATAAGATCACCCACTCTATCAGGACCATTGAATTCAATGCGTGCATAAATGTGATCGTAGATATTGTTGATCCATGGCGAAATGTAGAGAATAGAGCTTAACCGAGCACCTTGCtccattttttcaaaattgtcAAAGTACGCCTTAAGGAACCGGAAAGACATCTCCGGATATTGTAATGCCAAATGAGTAGAAACCTCCACCACCAAGTCAGTAGCATCAGCAGGGAAGGTCATAGTTTTGGCATGTTTATCAGTGACCCCAAACTTGATTCCAAAGTACGAAGACAAAGATCCAAACAATATAGACGAAGACTTTTTGACACTTGGATCAGCACTAAGCAAGCCTTGGAATACAATATTGTATAAACGTCCAAACCAATGCATTTCATGGACTTCGCTTCGATAATCCTCTTCGATTTCATTAGTCTTCACATCCTTGGGTAATCTCGAGGTGgtgaaataaagaaaacgaaGTATTTCAAGTCGGTCAGGAGATCGTAAGGTAAGATCCGTTGAGTTGTCAAAGAAAATGGTAAATTCATCATTATAATTGGTAAAGTCGGTGATTTCACAGCGTTCCAAATCTACTAGTCTGTATACTTCAACGGGGTTAAAACCATTCATTGTTGACAAAATGCTCTTAAAACTAACACGTTCTTGGAAAAAACATGTAAGAAACTTGCGACCAATTTTTAAATGAATAGGCACATATCTTTTTGTAGTTGGTTCAAACAACAAGACACTTTTGTAGGTCACTTTGCAATCGCTGCTAATGGATACCGTTTCGAGGTCGAGGCACAAGTTATTCACAATTGGTTGTGCATCAACAGAcgaataaaaataaagttttGTACCAAAATCTGCACCTCTTTTACGCAAAGCCTTCATGGAATCGATGATTGACACATATTCTGTTCGTGGCATGTTAAAATAATAAACCCGCTTGCAATTTTCAAACAACTGCTTACCAGCATAGGTCAAAACATAGTGGGTATATTCTGGTGGGCCGTTTGCGTCGGCAAAATGAAACTCTGAGAAATCATATATGAGATAAAACTTATTATCCCAAACTTGCGAAGCAGTTTCAAGCAATTTAAACACCAAGTAGCGGATATCATTCGAGCGGATTCTCAATTTTCTGAAATTGACAACAATTACAGGGGTACCATCCTCAAATATAGCACTATGAATGATATTTGTTGCTTCCGGCGGATTGCTAGCGTACTGTAAAGACAGCTTTGTCATAAAGTCGTTGAATTTCAAATCTTCCTCGTCGGCTCCGCCGCTTGTATCAAGCAATCTAAGACCTGCATTGAGTTGCAATTTAACACCCGGTTTTGGCTGGCCCATTTTCATCACAATGTCATCATATACCTTGTAGATTTCAACTCGCTTATGAAATGGCATTTGCTTCATTGGTGATTTTCCTTGCAAAAAGCGACTGCCAATAGCAACAAAATTGTGATAAATGAATTTGTGCATATATCTCAATTCAGGTATGGGTTTGCTACTAGGTGTTTGTGTAAATGGAGTTGTTGAAATGTTTGCTTTCGAAACCTTGGCTAAAAAATCGGTAATTTTTACTCGCAGAGAATTCAAACTTTCTTGTTGGTCAACCAATCCAGGCCAATGAATCGATCCAAGAGTTCCGTTGGCAATGTTTTGTAACACTTTGACAATCTGCATTAAGGAACGCTTTGTCTTTGGGTTTTCTACCGggattttgaaaaactgTTCAGGGCTAATCACTGCAGGACATATGAATcttaaaaatagaaatgaTCCAACAGCACTCAACGCTGCATTCTCGAATTTGGCACTAACTGTCTCGGAAATCACGTGGCATACGTATTTAAATGCTTCTGGGAGGTCTTCTAAAGAGTCTGTTATCAGTTGAACAGTCTGTTCAAAGAAATGAATGAATTTAGCAGAGTCTTCTGTagtttctctcttttcaacTTCGAAATACACTTCTGTGTCAACAATCTCCTTCACTATTGGACAAATGGTCTTGTTGAGATAATTCTGTCCATACTCTTGTGTAATGTTAAACAATAATCTTGTTAATGTAGAATTTCTCCTAAAAAGATCTGAGGCTCGAGTCAAATTCGAAATTTCATCGCATAACAATTCCTTAAACAACCCTTCCAAATTGTGAGTGTATGCAAATACACTATAAAGCGATGAAGCTAATAAATTGTGTTCCAGAGAAGTTGCACATTGGGCAACAGCACAAAAGATTTCGGTTTGCTGCGTaagcaaacaaaccaaGGAATCTGGAAACTCTTCCGGTTCTTTCCTTATAAGCAGCGAAGATAGCATTCCTGCAAAAACATCAATAAATATAGCACGAATCTTTTGATCTTCATGATATCCCATTGGCAATAAGTATTGAATACCAATCTGCGAATCATATTGCAAGATATTAGTTATTGCTGTTAAAATATTCTCAACaacttgttgaaatttGTGCTTGCTTTTGGATTTGTCAGGAAACGCAGTGTACTTTTTTATAATCTTGTAAAAGATTGAGAAATATTTCCCAAACGACAAGTCCTTGTATTTTTTCACCTCGCAGTCCAGAATACCATCCGGAATTTCCAAAAGCAAATTCTCAAACTGCATTCGAAGTAGCTTTGAGCTCTGAACAGCCAAATCGAtgttcaaaaaagaagcctCTGATTGTTGACCAGTACTTGATTCTCCAGAATCTTCAAACTCTGCCTCAAGAGTTGCTTGCTCTAGCCAATCTGTATTagcttttgcaaaaacGTTTCGAAGCTTATAAGCACCATGAAGGCCTGCAATTGTTCGATCCAGTTCAAGTGATATGCAGAGTTTACAAAACCTAAGCTTTAATCGAAGTTTGTCCACTAAATTATCGCAAGTATTGACATACTCCAAAAAGTATGGAGTTTTAGTTGGAAGTATTGAGGCCAATAAAGTAGCACCATCGTTTCCTACATTCAACATTGACGCCATAATCATCATCGTTTGTTCCAAGAAAATATTGCTTTCAACGGTATGTGTCCGATTCTCCAAAAATGATATTGCTTGGGTAGTCAATTTGGTTGTGATCATATCATATACCACCGAATGTGATTCGTTTGAAAGTGTATCTTTAATAATCACCCTCACAACAAAgtttgaagaagataaaagaTGGATGCAGATGTcgaaaaagttgttgatcTGCTCTTTGTACCCTTTTTGCAAATCCGAAAGTTCGGTAGAATCCAGTGACCAGTTTGAAGACATAAAACATCCTGCAGTAGATACAAGAAAGCCAGTAAAATGGCGAAAAAGCATGTTGCTTTCGTTAAGGCGCTTACTATCGTGCAAAAGTTTGTTCCACCTGTAAAATATGAGCAGCCATACTTCAAATAGGGATTTTGTTGGCTTTGCATCTCGTAAGATACTTCGATGTCGCTTTTGTAAAGAGACAAAGCCAATAAATACTGAATCTTCGTGATTCATTCTTTCAaaagttttcaaaagaTTATCGCTGATTTCAGACTCCCGGTACATATCTTTATACACATGCATTTCGCTTATGTACCATTGCATACCTTGCTTTGCATAATTGTAAAATTGGGCATCATGTGTGCAAGAAGATAAAAGCAAGATCTTTTCAACTGATTGTATAACTGAACCACAAGATTCATACAATGAACGCAAGCTTTTATCCAAAAGAATGggattttcaaaaacaaagtgcGAGTACGAATCTCTAGCATGCAAAAACTCAttgaggaaaacaaaagacgACTTGAACCTGGTATCCGTTAAGGGAAGTTCTAGACAGGATTCGGATAAACACTGAATGATGCAGTTGCAAGTATGAAAATTGGCAAACACGGATAACGTTGTACAATCagtttctattttgtttaaaGGTTCAACCATTTGCATCGAAAGCAACCGTGCTGCATCAAAAAGGGCTTTGCTATTGGGCACGAtacacttttctttgaGCGCTTGTCGTAGAGGAAGCACACAGCTCTGGCAAAAACTTATGATGGCAGGAAGTAGCTCCGCATAAGGAATTTTATCAATATTGTCTTCACTCATCAACTTAGCATCATTGAAATATAACTCTGGAACCTTAACAAATATGGAAAAGATGTTGGTTAAAATCTCTTCAGAGTCCCTAACCAACTCAAAATTTTTGGTGTGCTCAACAAACGCATCGTGAGATAAactattttttgttgtgaTTACTGTATTGGGCAACGTCGAAGCTGCAGCGGTGGTATTCAGAGTATTCGGAGTATTCAAtgtattttgtttgtttgttgtatttgatGTACTCGTGGTGGAGGTACTTGTTGTACTGGCCAGATCTTGATCTCCAACATGcttcaattgttgttgtaaacTTTTCAGGTAATGGTCTAAACTGGTCTTTTTGTGCTCAAATGTAGCAAGAAGATGTTTTTCTGCGTTGAGCACGTTATCACTCGAAACAGGTAATTCAGAAAAACTTTTACTCCGGAGTTGTTCACGTTCAAGGTCATTTCGGTACATTTCGTAAATGTGCATAATTTTAAGTACACCATAAATTGTTTGTCTGAGAATCTCTACCAGATCCTTGACCAATTGAGTAAACAcagattttgcaatttgaaTTTCTGAAAGCTCTTTCAATACATTTACGAAATTCTTGGTAACCTTCAATTGATCCATCGAACCTTTGAAATGATTTATAACAATGTTGCCATAGGTCTCGGGTCGAAGTGTGATGGCGGTTGAGTAGAAATTGCTAATAACATTTTCAAGCTGCATTCCAGTATCTGCATTTAATGCTTCAAACTGATGCGcatcaacaaatttaaTCAAAAGTTTATGGGTATCATCAAGATGTTGCGTGGTGAAAAGTAGCGTTGGATGGTCCTTAATACCTAGAGCATGGTACCTCAATCCCAAGTGATAAATGTAGTTTGATACTTTGATTGTCCCAATATTTCCATTATTATCCACTGCAGGCTCCTTTGCGGTAAGCCTCAGGACAAATCTaagtcttttgttttgcgcTAATCTGAATTTGTTTGCAAATTTTTCGGAAGCTAATATGTTAGAATTGAAGCCAAGAATGGTTGCCAATACAAACCATCCACAGGAAGATGTGGTAACACCAGTATCAAATACTTCCAAAATATGGTTGAAAAGTGTGTCCAAGGCGCTTGATAGCTCGATATTTCGTCGGCTGctgctggtgttattggtattggtggtgttgttgttgttgttattggtattgatggtactgctactgctgttgttgctactGCTGTTGTTACTACTGCTGTTACTattattgatgttgtttgtgtgcACAAGCAAAAAATCCTCTGGTCTACATAATTGCTGATCTCTTACACCTCCGgcccaaaaataaaaaagcaTTTGTTTCCAAGTGTGCGATCTAATTTGTGAAATTGCATGGATAATATCAGAGGTCATGCGCAACATGTTGTTCTCAGtgtaaaatataaatttaaCCATGGGAAGATATGTTTGTAGCAATGAAATTGACATAATACTGTTCTTATCCGGTTCGGAAAACATTTTTGAAGCAAGATGCTCGTAATAATCATCAGGATTGGCAGCAGCTATGTATCTGAATACCACCTCGATACATGAATCAATCTCCTCAACGGCCTGCAGTGCAGAGTATTCATCCAAGTCTcgttgtgtttcttttttaatctgTAGTTCTTTGCTGTAAAGCTCTGATGCTTCGTTTCTTACTAAAGCTAAAGACCTTTTGAGCATTCCCGAAGACAAGAATGTAATATAAAATTCAAGAATCTCAGGTATTCTCTCGGATTCTAATGGTTGTGGACGATCGTAATGGgtgaaattggaaaacttCTCCATCATTTCATACTCACTCATTGAGCAAACTAAACGATTCCAGTTGGTCTTTAGCACATTCACAAGCACATGGAACACAAGTATAGTTGATGACCTCGATTTCTCATCGCGATGTTTGAGCTTAACGTTATGTGCTTCATTATTGATGGTCTTTAAAACGTCAGTTAAGGCGAGTATGATGACTGTAGCCATATGCAGACTTTGATGAACTTTTGCCAATAAGAGATTTCGGATCTGAATGTATTGTGGATCGATCTCTACCTCTTGCAAAGAGTGACCCGTTCGTATAGGTAGTAATGACTCAAGCCTTTTCAGTAGAGCTTGGGCCAACTCCTGTCGAATATCCATTGAACTGTCACCATTCATTGTGTCAGCCAATTCAAGGTTAAAAGACCAATCACTTTGAAATTCTGGGAGCGGGGGGGAGGGAAAATAAGAACGGAAAGATATTAAACAAAAGTCCCAACTAAATTATTTAATGttattgtatttgtaaGAAAAATGTATAGCCTGACCAGGGGTGAGGGGGGGGGAACAGGAAGAACAAGAGAGCTTTAATCAGTGTTCTGTGAAACGGCTTGGTTTTTGGAAAGGGTTCAAAGTTGCATCTAATCAGGTGTTGCGGCtgccttctttttttttcttcctctctgTTTCTTGAAGGTGTACccgtttttttcttttcttcggAAACTCTCATGTAAAccgtttttcctttttttaaaaattaaaaaaattctgGTTTTTACCGAAATACGTTTATGtcatgcaaaaaaaaaaaaaaaaaaaatttaaaacaaatttgaacCATGATGAAGAGTTAAGATGAAGATACAAAGCAATGTGAAAAACTCTGATCAATTGTAAAGAATAATGGTATTCAGAGGATGAAAGATAATAATTCCAATACGGGCTTTGCAGTTGCTTAAACtaattaattaaaaaattctATATCATATATGCTTGATTAATTCGCTTTGGGCATTGGTAGTAAAAGCTAGCAAAAATGTTGTAATGTGATTGGCATCAATTAACGCCAATTCTTGTccgcttttctttttctgatCTTGTCTCCTTTTTTGTAGAAGACAAGAGGTGTTCATGTGAAGTTAGAATAGCTAAGTTTGATGTTGACTTTCATGAACGAGTTTAATGATAACCAAATCAAAACTTTAACatcaaaaataaacttTTGAAGGGTGTCTTGATAATTTCCaactttgtttgtttcattcaaaaaaaagtgaaaataacaaataaaaCAGAAGGAAATGTATTTAGGTATTCAAACTATTAACGGTATGGACGACGAATAGATGCAAAGGGTTCGCAGGTGTAGTGAAATTTAAAGTAAACCCGGTACTCGAATTACTAAGGAACCCCCCTTCATTCTGATCAGAACTCGGCTAcgttttcaaaaaaagaaaaaaaaaaaaaggaaaaagaaattgcaaaatgttTACACACTTTACAACTTCAAAGTAATTGCGGGTGGGAGTAAGAAAAGAGTGGGATATCTCTGAAGCttatagaaataaaaacaaaagtttgCATCAAGTTTTTCTAGAGTTAAATCGTAAAAATTACTCATATTTGGTATATGGATTCTGTTGCTTGATACAAGGTATTCGCTATTCTGTGTCGCAAAAATCAACATGAGAAAAATTGACTCTTATCATATATCCTGCATATAAAAATTGCAACTCAAATGTCAGTGGATTTATTACAATGTCTCCTAATCTTCTTTGCTTCCAAAAACACCAAGCACACACAGCCTTATCGTCAAAGCAAAGGAGGTGAACATCTCATATATTATAATAACAAGCAAACTTGAAATTATAACCAATTTCCAAACATCCATCTACCTAATCACCTACTATCATTAATCTGTAACTCATAGTTACCACTGTTCTAAGGTCAAACAAATAGTTGAACTTTGAACCAAAAATAcaatagagagagaagaaaaagcagtGCATTtcctttaaaaaaaaaacaacaaatactAAGTAAACGACAATGGCAACTATACAATCGCAAAACCAACAGACACCAAACCCACGTTTTGCGCAGTTCAAATTAGTCCTCTTGGGTGAAAGTGCAGTTGGTAAATCGTCAATAGTCCATAGGTTTGTTAAAAATACATTTGACGATATGAGAGAGTCGACAATCGGTGCTGCCTTTTTAACTCAATCGATTACCATTCCTGAGACGGAAACTACAGTTAAATTTGAGATTTGGGATACAGCAGGGCAAGAGCGTTACAAATCTCTTGCACCGATGTACTACAGAAATGCAAATGCTGCACTCTGTGTATATGATATCACCAGTAGTAGTTCATTTACAAAGGCTCAGGATTGGATCTCGGAATTGAGAAAACAAGCACCTGAGGGGATAGTGATTGCCTTGGTGGGGAACAAAACGGATTTAGAAGAAGAGCGAGAAGTAAATCAggatgaagttgaagaataTGTAACGGGATTACTGAATGGCGGTGCACCTGAAGCTAAAATCATCACAGCAGAGTGTTCTGCCAAAAGTGGAGATGGAGTTATCGAAATCTTTGATAAGATTGCGAGAGCATTACCGGTAGACGAAGTAATTGAAGCCAACGCAAATCGAAACCGACAAGGAGCAGGAAGAAACGCAAGACTGCGTGGAATAGACTTGGATAGGGGAAGACAAGGACAACATGCACTGTcaaacaacagcagctgttgttgaaacaaaatttacTGACtaactcactcactcactcactcactcactcactcactcactcactcactcataCGAATACCTATGTCATTTTGTCTCCTTTTTTACCCCACTCTCCCTCAACCCCCCTCTTCAACTTAGATGCACAATTTTTCCTACttatcttcatcattactACACCTATTTTTTCCTCATCCtccattttttattctcttcCAAACTCGTCTATTATAGTTCTGCTATTTCAAGTTCGACCAGCACAATTTCAGTTCAATACAGGTTTAGAATATTATTATACTCTCCTCTTATGCactctttattttaatcTAGTAATGTCTCCGTTACGCAATCTCTGTTAtgtattctttttatcttcCTTGCCCCTCGCGCCTCCTTTCAAAACATAATTGTCTCGCTTATTGCTTAACTCATTTGGTAGCGTACAAAATCCATTCAGCTGTATGCGCATTTGCACTACCAAAGAGCGAAGgaaaaaattttcacaatttccatcttttttaaatacatttctcttcttctccttcctcctttctccttttcttttttagtttCATCACCACAACAAGTacttatacatatatatttcgAAATGTCATCTAGACCTCAAGTTTCCGTTGTCACCGTCTCTGGTGAACAAGCTAGCTCACAATTGCCATTGCCAGCTGTCTTCTCTGCTCCAGTCAGACCAGACATTGTCCACTCTG
It encodes the following:
- the IRA2 gene encoding Ras GTPase activating protein ira2 gives rise to the protein MNGDSSMDIRQELAQALSKRLESLLPIRTGHSLQEVEIDPQYIQIRNLLLAKVHQSSHMATVIILALTDVLKTINNEAHNVKLKHRDEKSRSSTILVFHVLVNVLKTNWNRLVCSMSEYEMMEKFSNFTHYDRPQPLESERIPEILEFYITFLSSGMLKRSLALVRNEASELYSKELQIKKETQRDLDEYSASQAVEEIDSCIEVVFRYIAAANPDDYYEHLASKMFSEPDKNSIMSISLLQTYLPMVKFIFYTENNMLRMTSDIIHAISQIRSHTWKQMLFYFWAGGVRDQQLCRPEDFLLVHTNNINNSNSSSNNSSSNNSSSSTINTNNNNNNTTNTNNTSSSRRNIELSSALDTLFNHILEVFDTGVTTSSCGWFVLATILGFNSNILASEKFANKFRLAQNKRLRFVSRLTAKEPAVDNNGNIGTIKVSNYIYHLGLRYHALGIKDHPTLLFTTQHLDDTHKLLIKFVDAHQFEALNADTGMQLENVISNFYSTAITLRPETYGNIVINHFKGSMDQLKVTKNFVNVLKELSEIQIAKSVFTQLVKDSVEILRQTIYGVLKIMHIYEMYRNDLEREQLRSKSFSELPVSSDNVLNAEKHLLATFEHKKTSLDHYSKSLQQQLKHVGDQDSASTTSTSTTSTSNTTNKQNTLNTPNTSNTTAAASTLPNTVITTKNSLSHDAFVEHTKNFELVRDSEEILTNIFSIFVKVPELYFNDAKLMSEDNIDKIPYAELLPAIISFCQSCVLPLRQALKEKCIVPNSKALFDAARLLSMQMVEPLNKIETDCTTLSVFANFHTCNCIIQCLSESCLELPLTDTRFKSSFVFLNEFLHARDSYSHFVFENPILLDKSLRSLYESCGSVIQSVEKILLLSSCTHDAQFYNYAKQGMQWYISEMHVYKDMYRESEISDNLLKTFERMNHEDSVFIGFVSLQKRHRSILRDAKPTKSLFEVWSLIFYRWNKLLHDSKRLNESNMLFRHFTGFLVSTAGCFMSSNWSSDSTELSDLQKGYKEQINNFFDICIHLLSSSNFVVRVIIKDTLSNESHSVVYDMITTKLTTQAISFLENRTHTVESNIFLEQTMMIMASMLNVGNDGATLLASILPTKTPYFLEYVNTCDNLVDKLRLKLRFCKLCISLESDRTIAGLHGAYKLRNVFAKANTDWLEQATLEAEFEDSGESSTGQQSEASFLNIDLAVQSSKLLRMQFENLLLEIPDGISDCEVKKYKDLSFGKYFSIFYKIIKKYTAFPDKSKSKHKFQQVVENILTAITNILQYDSQIGIQYLLPMGYHEDQKIRAIFIDVFAGMLSSSLIRKEPEEFPDSLVCLLTQQTEIFCAVAQCATSSEHNLLASSLYSVFAYTHNLEGLFKELLCDEISNLTRASDLFRRNSTLTRLLFNITQEYGQNYLNKTICPIVKEIVDTEVYFEVEKRETTEDSAKFIHFFEQTVQSITDSLEDLPEAFKYVCHVISETVSAKFENAALSAVGSFLFLRFICPAVISPEQFFKIPVENPKTKRSLMQIVKVLQNIANGTLGSIHWPGLVDQQESLNSSRVKITDFLAKVSKANISTTPFTQTPSSKPIPELRYMHKFIYHNFVAIGSRFLQGKSPMKQMPFHKRVEIYKVYDDIVMKMGQPKPGVKLQLNAGLRLLDTSGGADEEDLKFNDFMTKSSLQYASNPPEATNIIHSAIFEDGTPVIVVNFRKLRIRSNDIRYLVFKLLETASQVWDNKFYLIYDFSEFHFADANGPPEYTHYVLTYAGKQLFENCKRVYYFNMPRTEYVSIIDSMKALRKRGADFGTKLYFYSSVDAQPIVNNLCLDLETVSISSDCKVTYKSVLLFEPTTKRYVPIHLKIGRKFLTCFFQERVSFKSILSTMNGFNPVEVYRLVDLERCEITDFTNYNDEFTIFFDNSTDLTLRSPDRLEILRFLYFTTSRLPKDVKTNEIEEDYRSEVHEMHWFGRLYNIVFQGLLSADPSVKKSSSILFGSLSSYFGIKFGVTDKHAKTMTFPADATDLVVEVSTHLALQYPEMSFRFLKAYFDNFEKMEQGARLSSILYISPWINNIYDHIYARIEFNGPDRVGDLIRHFCRVTASNQEHVPFFNDYIWKKLFLETRLVPTLIEEVVAFAIDSKNVGPRWSFIISVITPSIEVCGAVIAKLKSLVKYTVTTDSSIALQSKLFEISVLLKICSSLFFNSYILARLYFADIIFLVTLFIDSIYLEVGSDLQSLIISSTQSFLHTPRLSQEQSNVIDSTIEFFSSPRAKMLFGMTRDSKSAMDVSQTFNRIANFEILCEYLNGFIDTVSTSDDRSQWKARWASNSIDVAFNNHSLFQDRAVLITGILAKRGITDSLACRAIKTISRGQLQTIDIVICISVALSRMMNGLSSSSILPPLILWPQLCFAFMNYSILYQTAVQNIVTSVTKMMCADMDYMILAFEKRQFLEPYLSDFEKRHDFAISNENGGIYILSLIIQGLKLSHFRHMSLSCLKIYFSKRYESRKMQQIDGSTIRTNANSHLLFFWLASSSEDFESFMEELQIACQYDQVDKTLRIPDFLHNFLLQDNEASTVTMLCLGQFLADPKGVDIGFKERFISLYFTILSENANLALLIYHKIQPTLTSWLVYSSSVSEVERITQILSTVSNIANYDDSKYRRKSEEIILQKRLNIIKSISSMKPVESSLDEEGNFTPDFEKDIQSIQIMFYRAACTYVEGYKLED
- the YPT5 gene encoding GTPase Ypt5, yielding MATIQSQNQQTPNPRFAQFKLVLLGESAVGKSSIVHRFVKNTFDDMRESTIGAAFLTQSITIPETETTVKFEIWDTAGQERYKSLAPMYYRNANAALCVYDITSSSSFTKAQDWISELRKQAPEGIVIALVGNKTDLEEEREVNQDEVEEYVTGLSNGGAPEAKIITAECSAKSGDGVIEIFDKIARALPVDEVIEANANRNRQGAGRNARSRGIDLDRGRQGQHASSNNSSCC
- the REX4 gene encoding 3'-5' exonuclease, whose amino-acid sequence is MPKLEPGKYLAMDCEFVGIGKDGEHNALARVSIVNFFGHVIMDEYVRPKARVTDFRTSISGVAPWHLKDATPFDDVQKKVSALIKDRILVGHAIANDLECLQLSHPRRMLRDTVSCSEYRKVAGGRSPSLRKLMQHFFKINIQDGEHSSVEDARATMLLFRRAKDDIERNMERRN